From a region of the Synechococcus sp. RS9916 genome:
- a CDS encoding DUF6447 family protein: MSDFDQDQQESNGSEEQGTTANQQTLTFDGRVYPMQALPPEAINLLNDLIRSENELNEHRFRMRQLAAAQQSLTAALGQIIQNAGIEPIAEGEGEGEGFKPWIPNQEDNSASEEVEAA; the protein is encoded by the coding sequence ATGAGCGATTTCGATCAGGATCAACAGGAATCCAACGGTTCCGAAGAGCAGGGGACCACTGCCAACCAACAGACCCTGACCTTCGATGGCCGGGTCTATCCCATGCAGGCACTGCCTCCTGAAGCCATCAATCTGCTCAACGATCTGATTCGTTCGGAGAACGAACTCAACGAGCATCGCTTCCGGATGCGTCAGCTCGCTGCCGCACAGCAAAGCCTGACAGCCGCCCTGGGCCAAATCATTCAGAACGCAGGCATCGAACCAATTGCCGAAGGAGAAGGTGAAGGCGAAGGATTCAAACCTTGGATCCCTAACCAGGAAGACAATTCAGCATCTGAGGAAGTAGAAGCTGCCTGA